From Levilactobacillus zymae, a single genomic window includes:
- a CDS encoding IS30-like element ISLpl1 family transposase, whose protein sequence is MSSITYSERIKIETFCELGLSNIQMGVRLNRSPSTISYELSRCQPYQAELAQTDAEYKRSRCGRKTKLSDELKQKILNHLRLSWSPGMIAHEFKLATKSIYNWLNQGRIDFSLNDLPEHGVRQRRNVDQRSKYNQSLGRSIEQRPMMINQRNRIGDFELDTVVGPRGHSKAVLLTLIDRKSRFLWAYRLKDRTTASVNEALTKFLTTFNGPVHSFTVDRGTEFSGLVSFESQYGIKTYYCHAYTPAERGSNERFNRNLRYFYPKGTRFEHISAQDLTTTLLQINQRPLKILDWQTPYQVMLTNLSKNSD, encoded by the coding sequence TTGTCTAGTATAACCTATTCCGAACGAATTAAAATCGAAACCTTTTGTGAACTAGGGCTGTCCAATATCCAAATGGGCGTTCGGCTGAACCGATCACCGTCAACAATTTCTTATGAATTATCTCGATGTCAACCTTATCAGGCTGAATTAGCACAAACAGATGCCGAATACAAGCGATCACGATGTGGTCGGAAAACTAAGCTGAGCGATGAGTTAAAGCAAAAAATTCTCAACCATTTACGTCTAAGCTGGTCACCAGGAATGATTGCTCACGAATTTAAACTAGCTACTAAATCTATTTATAATTGGCTAAATCAGGGGAGAATTGATTTCTCCTTGAATGATCTACCTGAACATGGCGTACGCCAACGGCGTAACGTTGACCAACGATCCAAATATAATCAATCTTTGGGGCGATCAATTGAACAGCGTCCCATGATGATTAATCAACGTAATCGCATCGGCGATTTTGAACTAGATACAGTCGTTGGTCCTCGTGGGCATAGTAAGGCAGTTTTATTAACTTTAATCGATCGAAAATCACGGTTCCTTTGGGCATACCGGTTAAAAGATCGAACGACAGCGAGTGTTAATGAAGCACTGACTAAGTTCCTAACAACTTTTAATGGACCGGTGCACAGTTTTACTGTGGACCGTGGTACTGAGTTTAGTGGGCTAGTATCATTTGAATCACAATATGGTATTAAGACCTATTACTGTCATGCTTATACGCCAGCTGAACGTGGTAGTAATGAACGCTTTAATCGGAATTTACGTTATTTTTATCCTAAGGGGACTCGTTTTGAGCACATTAGTGCTCAAGATTTAACGACGACGTTACTCCAAATTAACCAGCGACCGCTTAAAATACTCGACTGGCAAACACCGTATCAGGTTATGCTGACCAATTTGTCCAAAAATTCGGATTAA
- the speC gene encoding ornithine decarboxylase, producing the protein MENLKIASTEEAAQRFETTRETVDAYNTDFVDVGAVVVMDHDVEVINAVNDTKFGIPVFVMTDDSSKIQGDMMEKIYHIIDLKNTYDHRLYNREIEAAAAQYQDGVLPPFFKALEEYVERGNLQFDCPGHQGGQYFRKHPAGRELYNFFGENVFRSDICNADVDLGDLLIHEGPAMDAEKHAAKVFNADKTYFVMNGTTTSNNIAVSAAVSPGDLVLFDRNNHKSIYNNALVKDGGRPVYLETSRDPYGFIGGIYSRDFDEDYIRKQAAKVDPEKAKQKRPFRLAIIQLGTYDGTIYNARQVVDRIGHLCDYILFDSAWVGYEQFIPMMRDSSPLLLDLGPEDPGILVTQSTHKQQAGFSQASQIHKKDSHIKGQKRYINHKRFNNAYNQYASTSPFYPLFATLDVNARMQEGEAGKKLWHDTLITTINARKNLIKNATMIKPFVPPVVHGKNWEDGDTEKMANDIDYWRFEKGAKWHGFDGYEDNQYFVDPNKFMLTTPGINVQTGEYEDFGIPAVILANYLREHGIIPEKNDLNSILFLMTPAETPAKMNNLVSQIVKFESLVKADAPLEQVLPRLYANNKARYNNYTIKQLCQELHDFYKGNNAKEYQKEMFLADYFPEQAMTPYQANVELLRNNAKLVKLSDIEGETALEGALPYPPGIFCVAPGEKWTKVAQTYFMILEAGINRFPGFAPEIQGVYFEHEDGKTVAYGYVYDGDKKD; encoded by the coding sequence ATGGAAAATTTAAAAATAGCGTCTACTGAAGAAGCAGCTCAGCGTTTTGAGACAACCCGTGAAACGGTTGATGCTTACAACACTGACTTTGTTGATGTAGGTGCCGTTGTTGTTATGGATCATGATGTGGAAGTCATTAATGCCGTAAACGATACCAAGTTTGGCATTCCTGTCTTCGTGATGACCGATGACAGTTCTAAGATTCAAGGCGATATGATGGAGAAAATCTATCACATCATTGATTTGAAGAACACATACGACCACCGTCTCTACAATCGTGAGATTGAAGCGGCAGCTGCCCAATACCAAGATGGTGTGTTGCCTCCATTCTTCAAGGCCTTGGAAGAATACGTTGAACGTGGGAATCTCCAATTCGACTGTCCAGGACACCAAGGTGGACAATACTTCCGGAAGCACCCAGCTGGCCGGGAATTGTACAACTTCTTTGGCGAAAACGTTTTCCGTTCCGATATCTGTAACGCCGACGTTGACCTTGGGGACTTATTGATTCACGAAGGTCCTGCCATGGATGCTGAAAAGCACGCCGCTAAGGTCTTCAACGCGGACAAGACTTACTTCGTTATGAACGGGACCACCACGTCAAACAACATTGCGGTTTCCGCTGCTGTTTCTCCTGGTGACTTAGTTCTGTTCGACCGGAACAACCACAAGTCCATTTACAACAACGCCTTAGTTAAAGACGGTGGCCGTCCAGTTTACCTGGAAACCTCCCGTGACCCTTACGGCTTTATCGGTGGGATTTACTCCCGTGACTTCGATGAAGACTACATCCGGAAGCAAGCTGCTAAGGTTGACCCTGAAAAGGCCAAGCAAAAGCGCCCATTCCGTTTAGCTATCATCCAATTAGGGACTTACGATGGGACGATCTACAACGCACGGCAAGTCGTTGACCGGATTGGTCACTTGTGTGACTACATCTTATTCGACTCCGCTTGGGTTGGTTACGAACAATTCATCCCAATGATGCGTGATTCCTCACCACTGTTGTTAGACTTAGGACCGGAAGATCCAGGTATCCTGGTTACCCAGTCCACTCACAAACAACAAGCCGGGTTCTCACAAGCATCACAAATCCACAAGAAAGACTCTCACATCAAGGGTCAAAAGCGTTACATTAACCACAAACGTTTCAACAACGCTTACAACCAATATGCCTCAACTTCACCATTCTACCCACTGTTTGCTACGCTGGACGTTAACGCCCGGATGCAAGAAGGCGAAGCTGGTAAGAAGTTATGGCATGATACGTTGATCACGACGATCAATGCTCGGAAGAACTTGATCAAGAACGCTACCATGATCAAGCCATTCGTCCCACCAGTTGTTCACGGTAAGAACTGGGAAGACGGCGACACCGAAAAGATGGCCAACGACATCGATTACTGGCGCTTTGAAAAGGGTGCTAAGTGGCACGGCTTTGACGGTTACGAAGATAACCAATACTTCGTTGACCCGAACAAGTTCATGTTAACCACCCCAGGGATCAACGTTCAAACTGGTGAATACGAAGACTTCGGTATTCCTGCCGTTATCTTAGCTAACTACCTGCGTGAACACGGTATTATCCCTGAAAAGAACGACTTGAACTCCATCCTGTTCTTAATGACGCCGGCCGAAACGCCTGCTAAGATGAACAACCTGGTTTCCCAAATCGTTAAGTTCGAATCCTTAGTTAAGGCTGATGCACCATTGGAACAAGTCTTACCTCGCTTATACGCGAACAACAAGGCTCGTTACAACAACTACACCATCAAGCAACTCTGCCAAGAATTGCATGACTTCTACAAGGGTAACAACGCTAAGGAATACCAAAAGGAAATGTTCTTAGCTGACTACTTCCCAGAACAAGCTATGACGCCTTATCAAGCTAACGTTGAATTACTGCGGAACAATGCCAAGCTCGTTAAGTTGAGTGACATTGAAGGTGAAACTGCCTTAGAAGGTGCTTTACCTTATCCTCCTGGTATCTTCTGTGTGGCTCCAGGTGAAAAGTGGACCAAGGTTGCCCAAACTTACTTCATGATTCTTGAAGCAGGGATTAACCGCTTCCCTGGATTCGCACCAGAAATCCAAGGGGTTTACTTCGAACATGAAGATGGCAAGACCGTTGCTTACGGTTATGTCTATGATGGTGACAAGAAGGATTAA
- the lysS gene encoding lysine--tRNA ligase — MSDSNNNSTNSNDLNDQMQVRRDKMNKLHDEGIAPFGHRFDRTDNSQSLQDKFGEATKESLAETKHDVTLAGRVVAKRGSGKAGFLDLLDRDGSVQIYARQDELGEKAYDLYKSLDLGDFIGVQGYVIKTDTGELTVRITSLEFLSKALRPLPDKYHGLTNQESIYRQRYLDLIANRDSFNRFMKVTQIKKAVREYLDGEGFIEVDTPVLQTQAGGAEARPFITKSNALDIPLYLRIATELYLKRLIVGGLEKVYELGKDFRNEGIDTRHNPEFNMLETYAAYYDFRDVMDETENIFRYTAHKVNGDGHITYQGQPIDLESPYKRIHMVDAIKEVTGIDFWQPMSDDDAKKLADENNIEYEDYWKVGHIINAFFEEKVQDTLIDPTFVYGHPVEISPLAKKNAKDPRFTDRFELYITGNEFANAFTELNDPIDQRQRFEAQDTEREEGNEEAHGIDEDYLEAMEYGMPPTGGLGIGIDRMTMLLTDAPSIRDVMLFPTMRPNE; from the coding sequence ATGAGTGACAGCAATAATAACAGTACCAACTCAAATGATTTGAATGATCAGATGCAGGTTCGTCGCGATAAGATGAACAAGCTGCACGATGAAGGTATTGCACCTTTTGGTCATCGCTTCGATAGAACCGACAACAGCCAGTCCTTACAAGACAAGTTCGGTGAAGCTACCAAAGAAAGTTTAGCTGAAACCAAGCATGACGTTACACTGGCAGGTCGTGTCGTTGCAAAGCGTGGTAGTGGTAAGGCTGGATTCTTAGACTTACTCGACCGCGACGGTTCCGTTCAGATCTATGCTCGTCAAGACGAATTAGGCGAAAAGGCTTATGATCTGTACAAGTCTTTGGATTTAGGTGACTTTATTGGTGTTCAAGGTTACGTCATCAAGACGGATACCGGCGAATTAACGGTACGGATCACTAGCCTGGAATTCTTATCCAAGGCGTTACGTCCCTTACCAGATAAGTATCATGGTTTAACTAACCAAGAGTCTATTTACCGTCAACGTTACTTAGACTTAATCGCGAACCGCGACAGCTTTAACCGGTTCATGAAGGTTACGCAAATCAAGAAGGCCGTTCGTGAATACCTCGACGGCGAAGGCTTCATCGAAGTTGACACGCCGGTTCTGCAAACGCAAGCTGGTGGTGCCGAAGCTCGTCCATTCATTACTAAGTCTAACGCCCTCGACATTCCATTGTATCTCCGGATTGCCACGGAACTTTACTTGAAGCGCTTAATCGTTGGTGGCCTGGAAAAGGTTTACGAACTGGGTAAGGACTTCCGTAACGAAGGGATTGACACGCGTCACAACCCTGAATTCAACATGCTCGAAACCTATGCGGCTTACTACGACTTCCGCGACGTCATGGACGAAACGGAAAACATCTTCCGTTACACGGCCCACAAGGTTAACGGTGACGGTCACATCACTTACCAAGGTCAACCAATTGACTTGGAATCCCCATACAAGCGGATCCACATGGTTGATGCGATTAAGGAAGTTACGGGTATCGACTTCTGGCAACCAATGTCCGATGACGACGCTAAGAAGTTAGCTGACGAAAACAACATTGAATACGAAGACTACTGGAAGGTTGGTCACATTATTAACGCCTTCTTCGAAGAAAAGGTCCAAGACACCTTGATCGACCCAACCTTCGTTTACGGTCACCCCGTTGAAATTTCACCATTGGCCAAGAAGAACGCCAAGGACCCTCGGTTCACCGACCGGTTCGAACTCTACATTACGGGTAACGAATTTGCCAACGCCTTTACCGAATTAAACGACCCAATCGACCAACGTCAACGGTTTGAAGCCCAAGACACTGAACGTGAGGAAGGTAACGAAGAAGCCCACGGGATCGATGAGGATTACCTAGAAGCCATGGAATATGGTATGCCGCCTACTGGTGGTCTGGGTATCGGGATCGACCGGATGACGATGCTCTTAACGGATGCCCCTTCAATTCGTGACGTCATGTTATTCCCAACGATGCGTCCTAACGAATAA
- the potE gene encoding putrescine-ornithine antiporter, with protein sequence MAENNSTKMGVVQLTIITAVNMLGSGIIMLPSKLAQVGTMSVLSWIVTLGGALCLAWVFARNGMFSKKSGGMGGYAEYSYGKAGSFMSNFTYGLSLVIANVAIAVSAVGYLSVFLDMKLSPVEVAIWTIILVIVTTLLNFGGAKITGRIGSVTVWGVILPVVILAVLGWFWFQPSLYVASWNPHDISFFDGIASSIPITLWAFLGLESAVANMDAVENPQKNVPIAVMAGTIGAGIIYILSTNVMAGIVKNSALLTSNAPFGLTFSTMFGSWAGLVVEGIMVLACIGSLLGWQFTIAQVFKSSADEGYFPKVFSRVTKNDTPIVGMLILMTVQVLLSFMTISPDLNKQFNVLVNLAVVTNLVPYLLSMGAAKTIQLGAGVKPTNSVFRLTNVIAVIAAIYSLYAMYASGSQAMVLGSLVTFFGWTAYSFVAYKFDLSSDKLEKLNNNHAFDAEEDSVKE encoded by the coding sequence ATGGCAGAGAATAATAGTACAAAAATGGGTGTTGTTCAGCTGACCATTATTACGGCTGTCAACATGCTTGGATCAGGGATCATTATGCTACCTTCCAAGCTGGCACAAGTTGGTACGATGTCCGTGCTTTCTTGGATCGTTACCTTAGGTGGGGCACTTTGTTTAGCCTGGGTTTTCGCTCGTAATGGTATGTTCAGTAAGAAGTCTGGTGGTATGGGTGGATACGCCGAATACTCATACGGCAAGGCCGGGAGTTTCATGAGTAACTTTACTTATGGGCTGTCCTTAGTTATCGCCAACGTGGCGATCGCCGTTTCCGCCGTGGGGTACCTCTCCGTGTTCTTAGACATGAAGCTCTCCCCAGTGGAAGTTGCCATCTGGACCATCATCCTGGTTATCGTCACGACGCTCCTGAACTTCGGGGGTGCGAAGATTACCGGTCGGATCGGTTCCGTTACCGTTTGGGGGGTTATCCTTCCCGTTGTGATTTTGGCGGTATTGGGCTGGTTCTGGTTCCAACCATCACTGTACGTGGCTTCTTGGAACCCACACGATATTAGTTTCTTCGATGGGATCGCTTCTTCTATCCCAATCACGCTTTGGGCTTTCTTAGGATTGGAATCCGCCGTTGCCAACATGGACGCCGTTGAAAATCCACAAAAGAACGTGCCAATCGCCGTTATGGCCGGGACGATCGGTGCCGGAATTATCTACATCTTATCCACGAACGTTATGGCTGGGATCGTTAAGAACTCCGCATTGTTGACTTCCAACGCCCCATTCGGGTTAACTTTCTCCACGATGTTTGGCTCATGGGCCGGGTTAGTGGTTGAAGGGATCATGGTTCTGGCATGTATCGGTTCCTTACTTGGTTGGCAATTTACGATTGCCCAAGTGTTCAAGTCTTCAGCCGATGAAGGCTACTTCCCAAAGGTCTTCTCTCGGGTTACCAAGAACGATACGCCAATCGTTGGGATGTTAATCCTGATGACCGTTCAAGTGCTGTTGTCATTCATGACGATCAGTCCTGACTTGAACAAGCAATTTAACGTGTTAGTTAACTTAGCCGTTGTGACCAACTTAGTTCCATACCTGCTTTCCATGGGTGCTGCTAAGACGATCCAATTAGGCGCTGGGGTTAAACCAACCAACAGTGTCTTCCGGTTAACGAACGTGATTGCCGTGATCGCTGCGATCTACTCGCTGTACGCAATGTACGCTTCCGGTTCACAAGCGATGGTCTTAGGTTCTCTGGTTACCTTCTTCGGTTGGACCGCATACTCCTTCGTGGCGTACAAGTTCGACTTGAGTTCAGATAAGTTAGAGAAGTTAAACAACAACCACGCATTTGATGCTGAAGAAGATTCCGTTAAGGAATAA
- a CDS encoding MFS transporter, translating into MNITQLIRKTWPLLLLGFLVNTAYSVMWPLTTIYLHDDLKLNLVTSGWILVAYSGCNVLGGYLGGILGDRYSLKRVGLLTLVGLIVDSAAGFFWNGLIGYPIVLVIFGLLTGAMLTLVTTMTAQLSHVDSRLFNLLYIFINLGLVAGTASIGILFKHSLQPIFLMLLGCYVLALVVWTWSVGRFMAQASHPQAKVAQTGRPQRTMALVTLGLLLLSLVLMWGTYSQWMSNVSVYVQEIGLSIKVYSYLWVYNGLLLILVQSVMTKFSHNKVLPWQILGGLLAICGSFLLLSTAKQIGMLFVAMTLLTVGEAVYVPGVPALINAYTVGNEGRYQGLVNSFSSIGKALGPVFGGWIVGGSLGFSGLFMVCAAINGVVVLGVLGGLLPYMTTRRKNSGQ; encoded by the coding sequence ATGAATATTACACAGTTAATTCGAAAAACCTGGCCCCTTCTATTGTTAGGATTTTTAGTCAACACCGCTTACAGTGTGATGTGGCCACTAACCACCATTTACCTCCACGACGATCTCAAGCTGAACCTGGTAACCAGCGGCTGGATCTTGGTGGCTTATTCGGGGTGTAATGTTCTGGGGGGCTACCTAGGCGGTATTTTGGGGGACCGGTACTCGTTAAAACGAGTGGGACTGCTGACCCTGGTCGGTTTAATTGTGGACTCGGCGGCGGGGTTCTTCTGGAACGGCCTGATTGGCTACCCCATTGTGTTGGTTATCTTCGGGCTCTTGACGGGGGCAATGCTGACCCTGGTTACGACGATGACGGCTCAACTGAGTCACGTCGACAGTCGCCTGTTTAATCTACTATATATTTTCATTAACTTAGGGCTGGTTGCCGGAACGGCCAGCATTGGAATCTTGTTTAAGCACAGTCTACAACCGATCTTCTTGATGCTTTTGGGGTGCTACGTCTTAGCCCTGGTCGTTTGGACCTGGTCCGTGGGTCGGTTTATGGCGCAGGCGTCACACCCGCAAGCCAAGGTGGCTCAAACGGGGCGACCGCAACGGACTATGGCCCTGGTTACGTTGGGCTTGCTGCTACTCAGCCTAGTCTTAATGTGGGGCACTTACTCGCAGTGGATGAGTAACGTGTCGGTTTATGTGCAAGAAATTGGGCTTAGCATTAAGGTTTACAGCTACCTCTGGGTATACAACGGACTGTTGCTGATCTTGGTTCAATCCGTGATGACCAAGTTTAGTCATAATAAGGTATTACCGTGGCAAATTCTCGGGGGACTGCTCGCAATTTGTGGGTCGTTTCTACTATTAAGTACGGCCAAACAGATTGGCATGCTTTTCGTGGCGATGACGTTGCTGACGGTAGGAGAGGCTGTGTATGTCCCAGGAGTCCCGGCGTTGATCAACGCGTACACCGTAGGGAACGAAGGCCGCTACCAGGGCTTGGTCAATTCCTTTTCGTCGATTGGGAAAGCGTTAGGCCCGGTTTTCGGGGGCTGGATTGTTGGCGGTTCCTTAGGATTTTCGGGATTGTTTATGGTTTGTGCCGCGATTAATGGGGTTGTGGTGCTGGGCGTTTTGGGCGGCCTGCTTCCCTACATGACGACCCGACGAAAAAATAGCGGACAATAA
- a CDS encoding UDP-N-acetylmuramoyl-L-alanyl-D-glutamate--2,6-diaminopimelate ligase — protein MNLSELIVLLQEHHLFVRTTSSAQNLSFDSLEYDSRKIGQNGLFICKGKTFSVDYLKQAVTQGATAYLSETDYSHDVDVPGIIVNDVRKAMSLTAQLFFKFPQNEMFLIAYTGTKGKTTSTYFTRNILEHAFPKQAAMFSTIDRIVGNAPEDEFKAHLTTAESLDLFHEMREAADNGQKYLVLEVASQAYLLDRVYGLRFNVGIFLDITPDHIGINEHPNFANYLFCKQQLMLNSDYCIINADTDHFPEVLSAAKVSSAPDHIFTYSQTSHDADVTIVNDEASLTDSTFSLTVNSENAELASLGAQFHVSVPGDFNQSNATAAILATHIAQAQVADMQYGLSHTTVPGRMEFIKTQNHGTIYIDYAHDWGSMNALMHFLRTQFPDQRIIALLGSTGDKGEDRREGFARALNDYADIAFLTADDPGHEDPVAIAKEIDSHIDHDKVTTHIIPKREDAIHEAISMATNTDLVVLAGKGEDAYQKINGVDTPYASDPVVARNVLGTLANEA, from the coding sequence ATGAATTTGTCAGAACTGATTGTTCTTTTACAAGAACACCATCTGTTTGTTCGCACAACGTCTAGTGCCCAAAACCTCTCATTCGACTCTCTGGAATACGATTCACGTAAGATTGGTCAGAACGGCCTGTTCATCTGCAAGGGGAAGACTTTCTCCGTCGACTACTTGAAGCAAGCCGTGACCCAGGGCGCTACCGCGTACTTGTCGGAAACCGACTATAGTCACGACGTCGATGTCCCTGGCATCATTGTTAATGATGTGCGTAAGGCCATGTCCCTCACCGCTCAATTGTTCTTCAAGTTCCCGCAAAACGAGATGTTCTTAATCGCGTATACCGGGACCAAGGGGAAGACCACTTCCACGTACTTTACGCGGAACATCTTGGAACACGCCTTTCCAAAGCAAGCGGCGATGTTCTCAACCATTGACCGGATTGTCGGCAATGCTCCCGAAGACGAGTTTAAGGCGCACTTAACCACTGCCGAATCGTTGGACTTGTTCCACGAAATGCGGGAAGCCGCTGATAACGGCCAGAAGTATCTGGTCTTAGAAGTGGCCTCACAGGCCTATCTGTTAGACCGGGTCTACGGATTACGCTTTAACGTCGGGATCTTCTTAGACATCACGCCTGACCACATCGGAATTAACGAACACCCTAACTTTGCTAACTATCTCTTCTGTAAGCAACAGTTAATGTTAAATTCCGACTACTGCATCATTAACGCGGATACCGATCATTTCCCTGAAGTCTTATCCGCCGCTAAGGTTTCTTCTGCGCCTGACCACATCTTCACTTACAGTCAGACCAGCCACGATGCCGATGTCACCATCGTCAACGATGAAGCCTCATTAACGGATAGTACGTTCAGTCTGACCGTCAATTCAGAAAATGCCGAGCTCGCTAGTTTAGGTGCTCAGTTCCACGTCTCGGTTCCGGGTGACTTCAACCAAAGTAACGCCACGGCCGCCATCTTAGCAACGCACATCGCGCAAGCTCAGGTTGCCGACATGCAATACGGGTTAAGCCACACTACCGTTCCTGGGCGAATGGAATTCATCAAGACCCAGAATCATGGGACCATCTACATTGATTACGCCCACGATTGGGGCAGCATGAATGCGTTGATGCACTTCTTACGGACCCAATTCCCTGACCAACGGATTATTGCCCTTCTGGGGAGTACCGGAGATAAGGGAGAGGACCGGCGTGAAGGCTTTGCCCGGGCTTTAAACGATTATGCAGACATTGCTTTCCTGACCGCTGACGACCCTGGTCACGAAGACCCCGTCGCCATCGCTAAGGAAATCGATAGTCACATCGATCACGATAAGGTCACGACTCACATCATTCCTAAGCGGGAAGATGCGATTCACGAAGCCATCTCGATGGCTACCAATACCGACCTGGTTGTTCTTGCCGGTAAGGGTGAAGATGCTTACCAAAAGATCAACGGTGTGGATACACCTTACGCGAGTGACCCCGTGGTTGCACGTAACGTGTTAGGCACCCTAGCCAACGAAGCTTAA
- the speC gene encoding ornithine decarboxylase produces the protein MAKTLKIASSEEARNYFSTEREVVAIEGKTDFTDIAAAVLTDADQQYIAAISANKFGIPVFMITDDSAAIDADIRGQVFHFLDKDEDYKNIYDSEIETAAQDYEDKMIPPFFKEMVHYVGEGNLNFDTPGHHGGQFFLRHPAGRALYDFYGENLFRSDVSSSDVEVGDLLTHGGAALDGEKHAARVFNADKTYFVMNGTTTSNAIVDIATVKPGDLVLFDRNNHKSNYNAALVQAGGRPVYLETGRNPFGFIGGIDDKALDEDYIRGLAAQVDPKKAKEKRPFRLAIIELGTYDGSIYNAKQIIKRIGRLCDYILFDSAWVGYEQFIPMMKDSSPLLIDDLGPEDPGIFVTQSVHKQQGGLSQASQIHKKDAHIKGQKRYINHKRFNNAYMKYTSTSPFYPIYSTLDVNAKMMEGPAGAKMWMDTVKLGIEARKRILNEATMLTPFIPTVVNGKKWQDVDTNTLASDIDYWRFEKGAKWHSFEGYANDQYFVDPLKFMLKTPGINIETGEYEDFGVPATIIASYLREHGIIPEKNDFNSILFLLTPAETKTKMDNLVNYLLRFEKLVEQNAPLSDVLPEIYKENIDRYRGYTIRDLCQEVHDFYKNANAKQYQHDLFREKSWPKPSMTPYDADKELVANNAKLVPLDKIVGETALEGALPYPPGILCVAPGEVWNEVAQKYFLILQDGINNFPGFTPEIQGVYFEPDGNDGKVKAYGYVLDKDAAAKDKE, from the coding sequence ATGGCTAAGACCTTAAAAATAGCTAGCTCTGAAGAAGCGCGAAACTATTTTTCTACTGAACGTGAAGTCGTTGCGATTGAAGGTAAAACCGATTTTACTGATATCGCTGCAGCGGTTTTGACGGATGCAGATCAACAGTACATCGCTGCCATTTCAGCTAACAAGTTTGGAATTCCAGTCTTCATGATTACTGATGATTCTGCCGCAATTGATGCTGATATTCGTGGTCAAGTTTTCCACTTCCTGGACAAGGATGAGGATTACAAGAACATCTATGACAGTGAAATTGAAACCGCTGCCCAAGACTACGAAGACAAGATGATCCCACCGTTCTTCAAGGAAATGGTACATTACGTGGGCGAAGGTAACCTGAACTTTGATACGCCAGGTCACCATGGTGGACAGTTCTTCCTGCGCCACCCAGCCGGTCGTGCTCTGTACGACTTCTACGGTGAAAATCTCTTCCGGTCTGACGTTTCCAGTTCAGACGTTGAAGTTGGGGACCTTTTAACTCACGGTGGTGCTGCCCTAGACGGGGAAAAGCATGCCGCTCGAGTATTCAATGCTGATAAGACTTACTTTGTGATGAACGGGACGACGACGTCTAACGCCATCGTTGATATTGCTACGGTTAAGCCAGGCGACTTAGTCTTGTTTGACCGGAACAACCACAAGTCAAACTACAACGCTGCTTTGGTTCAAGCCGGTGGCCGTCCAGTTTACTTGGAAACCGGCCGGAACCCATTTGGGTTTATCGGTGGGATCGACGACAAGGCTCTTGATGAAGATTACATCCGTGGCTTAGCAGCCCAGGTTGATCCGAAGAAGGCCAAGGAAAAGCGTCCATTCCGGTTAGCCATCATTGAACTTGGGACTTACGACGGGAGTATCTACAACGCCAAGCAAATTATCAAGCGAATTGGTCGCTTATGTGACTACATTCTGTTTGACTCTGCTTGGGTTGGTTACGAACAGTTTATCCCAATGATGAAGGATAGTTCACCACTGTTGATTGATGACCTTGGGCCAGAAGATCCAGGTATCTTCGTTACCCAATCCGTCCACAAGCAACAGGGTGGGTTGTCACAAGCATCCCAGATTCACAAGAAGGATGCGCACATCAAGGGTCAGAAGCGTTACATCAACCACAAACGGTTCAACAACGCTTACATGAAGTACACGTCTACTTCACCATTCTACCCAATCTACTCCACCTTGGATGTTAACGCCAAGATGATGGAAGGTCCTGCGGGTGCCAAGATGTGGATGGACACGGTTAAGTTAGGGATCGAAGCACGGAAGCGGATTTTAAATGAAGCAACCATGTTAACGCCATTCATTCCAACCGTTGTTAACGGCAAGAAGTGGCAAGATGTCGATACCAACACTTTAGCTAGTGACATTGACTACTGGCGCTTTGAAAAGGGCGCTAAGTGGCACTCATTCGAAGGCTACGCTAATGACCAATACTTTGTTGACCCACTTAAGTTCATGCTTAAGACGCCTGGGATTAACATTGAAACTGGTGAATACGAAGACTTCGGGGTTCCAGCAACGATCATTGCAAGTTACTTGCGTGAACACGGCATCATCCCAGAAAAGAATGACTTCAACTCCATTCTGTTCTTGCTGACGCCTGCTGAAACCAAGACGAAGATGGACAACTTGGTCAACTACTTACTTCGTTTCGAAAAGTTAGTTGAACAAAACGCGCCATTAAGCGATGTCTTACCAGAAATCTACAAGGAAAACATCGACCGTTACCGTGGTTACACGATTCGCGATCTTTGCCAAGAAGTGCATGATTTCTACAAGAACGCTAATGCTAAGCAATACCAGCACGACTTATTCCGTGAAAAGTCATGGCCAAAGCCTTCAATGACTCCTTACGATGCTGATAAGGAACTCGTTGCAAACAATGCTAAGTTAGTGCCACTGGACAAGATTGTCGGTGAAACTGCCTTAGAAGGTGCTTTACCTTACCCACCAGGAATCCTTTGTGTGGCGCCAGGTGAAGTCTGGAACGAAGTTGCTCAGAAGTACTTCTTAATCCTGCAAGACGGGATCAACAACTTCCCAGGGTTTACGCCTGAAATTCAAGGTGTTTACTTTGAGCCAGATGGAAACGATGGCAAAGTTAAAGCTTATGGTTACGTCTTGGATAAGGACGCAGCTGCTAAGGATAAAGAATAG